One stretch of Terriglobia bacterium DNA includes these proteins:
- a CDS encoding XRE family transcriptional regulator — MGSFNREMLILARESRGYSQSELAGEIGINQATLSKIENGLREPTDEQIRRFAAFLGFRKEFFFLPERIKRFGSGCTYLRARKRTPEMRLRQLLGIINVRRIQLTGLLAGVELTPENEFPRFDIDEHGPPENIARNVRAIWMLPPGPIQNLTRAIEDAGGLILRCNFHTKDVDAISQFLPGGTPLFLVNDAIPADRLRWTIAHELGHLTMHYIPNSNMEKEADQFAAEFLMPADEIRPDLTEVSLAKLATLKPYWKVSMNALLKRAGDLDLITPRKRQFLWTQMGKSGYRTNEPISLPPEEPSLLDEMIATYSKDLGYNIAELSSIVHEAEDKVRDVYLPKRFKLRAV; from the coding sequence ATGGGCTCATTCAATCGAGAGATGTTGATTTTAGCTCGCGAATCGCGTGGCTACAGCCAATCGGAACTGGCTGGAGAAATTGGCATCAATCAAGCGACACTCTCAAAAATTGAGAACGGATTGCGCGAACCGACCGATGAACAGATCCGTCGGTTCGCAGCGTTCTTGGGATTTCGAAAGGAATTCTTTTTCCTACCAGAGCGCATAAAGAGGTTTGGAAGCGGATGCACATACCTGCGAGCGCGCAAACGCACTCCAGAAATGCGGTTACGTCAGTTGCTCGGAATTATCAATGTACGCCGTATCCAGTTGACCGGACTGCTCGCAGGCGTAGAACTGACGCCAGAGAATGAATTCCCACGTTTCGATATTGATGAACATGGGCCGCCAGAAAACATAGCCAGAAATGTTCGTGCAATATGGATGCTGCCTCCGGGTCCGATTCAAAATCTTACCCGTGCAATAGAAGACGCGGGTGGACTGATTCTCCGTTGTAACTTCCACACCAAGGATGTGGACGCGATCAGCCAATTCTTACCCGGTGGCACTCCGCTGTTTCTGGTTAACGATGCAATCCCTGCGGATCGACTACGTTGGACCATTGCACATGAACTCGGTCACCTAACGATGCATTACATTCCTAATTCGAACATGGAAAAAGAGGCCGATCAGTTTGCGGCTGAATTCTTAATGCCAGCGGACGAGATTAGGCCAGACTTGACGGAGGTTTCGCTGGCTAAACTGGCGACATTAAAACCCTACTGGAAAGTCTCAATGAATGCCTTGCTTAAACGGGCTGGCGATTTGGACCTCATAACCCCCCGGAAGCGGCAATTTCTTTGGACTCAGATGGGAAAGTCTGGATACCGCACCAATGAACCAATATCGCTGCCACCCGAAGAACCATCCCTGTTGGACGAAATGATAGCGACCTATAGCAAGGACCTCGGCTACAACATTGCCGAACTAAGCTCAATTGTCCATGAAGCGGAAGATAAAGTAAGAGACGTGTACCTCCCTAAACGGTTCAAACTACGGGCAGTTTAA